A region of the Romboutsia hominis genome:
TCTTGTTCAAGATGAAGTTTTTTAATTTGAATTTTGAAATTATATATTTTATCTTTGTTTATAACATAAGGAAATTCATCTTTTTTAACTCGTTCAGAATTAATGTCGTTGCCTTCTTTAATAGTCATATCTATTCCTTGTTCCATAACAACATCTACTGATTTTTCTTTTTTTTGATAATGATCTCCTATTGCCCAAGATTGACCTTCATACTTAACTCCATCTATATATATATTGTTTATTTCTCCTACCGTTAATAGTGTTTCCTCTCTTCCCCATTTATCAAATGACCACTCTTTCTGTTGCTTCTCTGTGAAATCTTTGAATGGATTAAATTTGCTGTAATCAACATTTAAGTTTAGTATCAAGCTTCCATTATCTAAAATTACATCTTTAAGTGAAATCTTTACATTTTTATCTATCGCTACCTTATTTATATTGTACTTATAATCTTCAAGTTCTTCTTTTTTCATATTTACAATATCACCTAATGAATACCAAAATCTTTCTATGTCTGCCCATATATTATTATCTAGAATAATACCACTACTTAAAATTGCTAATAATGAAGCTGCTACTATACCTCTTTTAAATCTTTTATTCTTATTTCTATTTCTAATTTTTATTTTCATTTTATTTTTAAGCTCATCATTATTATCAAACTTTACTTCTTCATAATCATCTACATTCATTTTTACATCATTTAATATTTCAAAATCGTCCTTCATACTTAACCTCCCTATTTAGATATACTTTCCCTAATTCTTTTTCGCCCTCTGGATAAACGATTATATAAATTAGACACCTTTGCGTTATTTTTCACTGCTATACTCTCCAAACTTTCACCTTCTAAATAGTGTTTTATAAAAAGTTCCCTATCTTTATCATTTAAATGACTTAGTATCTCTTTTATTTCTTCCTCAATTTCAGCTTTCATTAAATCAGTATCTATGTAATATAATTCTTGACTTATATCAGTAGTTTCAATTTTTGATATATACTTTCTTTTATAATCTATCGCTTTATATTTTGATATTGCACATACCCAGTTTTTAAAATCATTCTTGCTTTTATCAAAACTTTTTATACTATCCCATATAGATAAAAGTACATCACTTACACACTCTTCCTCATAATTTATAAGTACACCTAAATGTCTTCTAATTACTGATGTTATTAGACCCCTATAACTATCTATTAACATCTCCATTCCTTCTTCTTTCCTTTTCCTTATATACTTAATAATCAATTCATCTTGCAAAATAATTCCTCCTTACCCTCTTTTATAAAAGCTTTTATACTAACTAATACGTAATCTATATAAAAATCCTATCAACTTAGTTCAAAATTTTTTATTATTTACACGAAATTAAAGCAGAGTTTCACATTAACAAAACTCTGCTTTATAAAAATTTTATAAATTTATTAATAAAATTAATTACAATATAACCCATCCGCCCATTATCTGGCTTACTTCAAATCCTCTTTTTTTGTACATTTCATAGGCTATTTTATTTTGTTCTATGACTATAAGCGCAATTTCTTTAACTTGTCTCTCTGCTAAA
Encoded here:
- a CDS encoding DUF4179 domain-containing protein, encoding MKDDFEILNDVKMNVDDYEEVKFDNNDELKNKMKIKIRNRNKNKRFKRGIVAASLLAILSSGIILDNNIWADIERFWYSLGDIVNMKKEELEDYKYNINKVAIDKNVKISLKDVILDNGSLILNLNVDYSKFNPFKDFTEKQQKEWSFDKWGREETLLTVGEINNIYIDGVKYEGQSWAIGDHYQKKEKSVDVVMEQGIDMTIKEGNDINSERVKKDEFPYVINKDKIYNFKIQIKKLHLEQDWESQYKFYDEVKKAGGPHSGIIRGNWEFNIDIKGEDLIDKSKSYSIDEVIEFSLNNKVASIEFSEVIASPLSVEIKYKFLGINNVDFDRIRLKVKDENNKEIIPDGMNVNNGTHEVVEKYKNTSNNYSELKIVPTIVDDKYNVKEVLEDKAIKVKLD
- a CDS encoding sigma-70 family RNA polymerase sigma factor, which produces MQDELIIKYIRKRKEEGMEMLIDSYRGLITSVIRRHLGVLINYEEECVSDVLLSIWDSIKSFDKSKNDFKNWVCAISKYKAIDYKRKYISKIETTDISQELYYIDTDLMKAEIEEEIKEILSHLNDKDRELFIKHYLEGESLESIAVKNNAKVSNLYNRLSRGRKRIRESISK